In Camelus ferus isolate YT-003-E chromosome 5, BCGSAC_Cfer_1.0, whole genome shotgun sequence, one genomic interval encodes:
- the GPR1 gene encoding G-protein coupled receptor 1 isoform X2, giving the protein MTVIYRFFHSALSKVMEDLEETLFEELENYSYVLEYYSPETDFEENAHLGVIHWVSLVLYCLAFVLGIPGNAIVIWFTGFKWKKTVTTLWFLNLAIADFIFLLFLPLYISYVAMNFHWPFGIWLCKANSFIAQLNMFASVFFLTVISLDRYIYLIHPVLSHRHRTLRNSLIVIIFIWLLASLIGGPALFFRDTLEFNNHTLCYNNFHEHDPDLTLMRHHLLTWLKFIIGYLFPLLTMSICYLCLIFKVKKRSILISSKHFWTILAVVVAFLICWTPYHLFSIWELTIHHNSYFHQVLQAGIPLSTGLAFLNSCLNPILYVLISKKFQARFRTSVAEILKYTLWEVSCSGTVSEQLKNSEAKNPCLLETAQ; this is encoded by the coding sequence ATTTTTTCATTCTGCACTTAGCAAGGTCATGGAAGATCTAGAGGAAACATTATTTGAAGAACTTGAGAACTACTCCTATGTCCTGGAATATTACTCCCCAGAGACTGATTTTGAGGAGAATGCACACCTGGGAgtcattcactgggtctccctGGTGTTATACTGTTTGGCATTTGTTCTGGGCATTCCAGGAAATGCCATAGTCATTTGGTTCACGGGATTCAAGTGGAAGAAGACAGTCACCACTCTCTGGTTCCTCAATCTGGCCATtgcagatttcatttttcttctcttcctgcccctgTACATCTCTTACGTGGCCATGAATTTCCACTGGCCCTTTGGCATCTGGTTGTGCAAGGCCAATTCCTTCATTGCCCAGTTGAACATGTTTGCCAGTGTTTTTTTCCTGACAGTGATCAGCCTGGACCGCTATATCTACTTGATCCATCCTGTCTTATCACATCGGCACCGGACCCTAAGGAATTCTCTGATTGTTATTATATTCATTTGGCTTTTGGCTTCACTCATAGGTGGTCCAGCCCTATTCTTCCGGGACACTCTGGAGTTCAATAACCACACTCTTTGCTATAACAATTTCCACGAGCATGATCCTGACCTCACGTTGATGAGACACCACCTTCTGACCTGGCTGAAATTTATTATTGGGTACCTCTTCCCTTTGCTAACAATGAGCATTTGCTACTTGTGTCTCATCTTCAAGGTGAAGAAGCGAAGCATCCTGATCTCCAGTAAGCATTTCTGGACCATCCTGGCAGTGGTCGTGGCCTTTTTGATTTGCTGGACCCCTTATCATCTGTTTAGCATTTGGGAACTCACAATTCACCACAATAGCTATTTCCACCAAGTGCTGCAGGCCGGAATCCCCCTCTCCACTGGCTTGGCATTCCTCAATAGTTGCTTGAACCCCATCCTTTATGTCTTAATTAGTAAGAAGTTCCAAGCACGCTTTCGCACCTCCGTTGCTGAGATACTGAAATATACGCTGTGGGAGGTCAGCTGTTCTGGCACAGTGAGTGAACAGCTCAAGAACTCTGAAGCCAAGAATCCGTGTCTCCTGGAAACAGCCCAGTGA
- the GPR1 gene encoding G-protein coupled receptor 1 isoform X1: MLHTAILCRTSANKDLTCDKGIDHIKLVRFFHSALSKVMEDLEETLFEELENYSYVLEYYSPETDFEENAHLGVIHWVSLVLYCLAFVLGIPGNAIVIWFTGFKWKKTVTTLWFLNLAIADFIFLLFLPLYISYVAMNFHWPFGIWLCKANSFIAQLNMFASVFFLTVISLDRYIYLIHPVLSHRHRTLRNSLIVIIFIWLLASLIGGPALFFRDTLEFNNHTLCYNNFHEHDPDLTLMRHHLLTWLKFIIGYLFPLLTMSICYLCLIFKVKKRSILISSKHFWTILAVVVAFLICWTPYHLFSIWELTIHHNSYFHQVLQAGIPLSTGLAFLNSCLNPILYVLISKKFQARFRTSVAEILKYTLWEVSCSGTVSEQLKNSEAKNPCLLETAQ; encoded by the coding sequence ATTTTTTCATTCTGCACTTAGCAAGGTCATGGAAGATCTAGAGGAAACATTATTTGAAGAACTTGAGAACTACTCCTATGTCCTGGAATATTACTCCCCAGAGACTGATTTTGAGGAGAATGCACACCTGGGAgtcattcactgggtctccctGGTGTTATACTGTTTGGCATTTGTTCTGGGCATTCCAGGAAATGCCATAGTCATTTGGTTCACGGGATTCAAGTGGAAGAAGACAGTCACCACTCTCTGGTTCCTCAATCTGGCCATtgcagatttcatttttcttctcttcctgcccctgTACATCTCTTACGTGGCCATGAATTTCCACTGGCCCTTTGGCATCTGGTTGTGCAAGGCCAATTCCTTCATTGCCCAGTTGAACATGTTTGCCAGTGTTTTTTTCCTGACAGTGATCAGCCTGGACCGCTATATCTACTTGATCCATCCTGTCTTATCACATCGGCACCGGACCCTAAGGAATTCTCTGATTGTTATTATATTCATTTGGCTTTTGGCTTCACTCATAGGTGGTCCAGCCCTATTCTTCCGGGACACTCTGGAGTTCAATAACCACACTCTTTGCTATAACAATTTCCACGAGCATGATCCTGACCTCACGTTGATGAGACACCACCTTCTGACCTGGCTGAAATTTATTATTGGGTACCTCTTCCCTTTGCTAACAATGAGCATTTGCTACTTGTGTCTCATCTTCAAGGTGAAGAAGCGAAGCATCCTGATCTCCAGTAAGCATTTCTGGACCATCCTGGCAGTGGTCGTGGCCTTTTTGATTTGCTGGACCCCTTATCATCTGTTTAGCATTTGGGAACTCACAATTCACCACAATAGCTATTTCCACCAAGTGCTGCAGGCCGGAATCCCCCTCTCCACTGGCTTGGCATTCCTCAATAGTTGCTTGAACCCCATCCTTTATGTCTTAATTAGTAAGAAGTTCCAAGCACGCTTTCGCACCTCCGTTGCTGAGATACTGAAATATACGCTGTGGGAGGTCAGCTGTTCTGGCACAGTGAGTGAACAGCTCAAGAACTCTGAAGCCAAGAATCCGTGTCTCCTGGAAACAGCCCAGTGA
- the GPR1 gene encoding G-protein coupled receptor 1 isoform X3: protein MEDLEETLFEELENYSYVLEYYSPETDFEENAHLGVIHWVSLVLYCLAFVLGIPGNAIVIWFTGFKWKKTVTTLWFLNLAIADFIFLLFLPLYISYVAMNFHWPFGIWLCKANSFIAQLNMFASVFFLTVISLDRYIYLIHPVLSHRHRTLRNSLIVIIFIWLLASLIGGPALFFRDTLEFNNHTLCYNNFHEHDPDLTLMRHHLLTWLKFIIGYLFPLLTMSICYLCLIFKVKKRSILISSKHFWTILAVVVAFLICWTPYHLFSIWELTIHHNSYFHQVLQAGIPLSTGLAFLNSCLNPILYVLISKKFQARFRTSVAEILKYTLWEVSCSGTVSEQLKNSEAKNPCLLETAQ, encoded by the coding sequence ATGGAAGATCTAGAGGAAACATTATTTGAAGAACTTGAGAACTACTCCTATGTCCTGGAATATTACTCCCCAGAGACTGATTTTGAGGAGAATGCACACCTGGGAgtcattcactgggtctccctGGTGTTATACTGTTTGGCATTTGTTCTGGGCATTCCAGGAAATGCCATAGTCATTTGGTTCACGGGATTCAAGTGGAAGAAGACAGTCACCACTCTCTGGTTCCTCAATCTGGCCATtgcagatttcatttttcttctcttcctgcccctgTACATCTCTTACGTGGCCATGAATTTCCACTGGCCCTTTGGCATCTGGTTGTGCAAGGCCAATTCCTTCATTGCCCAGTTGAACATGTTTGCCAGTGTTTTTTTCCTGACAGTGATCAGCCTGGACCGCTATATCTACTTGATCCATCCTGTCTTATCACATCGGCACCGGACCCTAAGGAATTCTCTGATTGTTATTATATTCATTTGGCTTTTGGCTTCACTCATAGGTGGTCCAGCCCTATTCTTCCGGGACACTCTGGAGTTCAATAACCACACTCTTTGCTATAACAATTTCCACGAGCATGATCCTGACCTCACGTTGATGAGACACCACCTTCTGACCTGGCTGAAATTTATTATTGGGTACCTCTTCCCTTTGCTAACAATGAGCATTTGCTACTTGTGTCTCATCTTCAAGGTGAAGAAGCGAAGCATCCTGATCTCCAGTAAGCATTTCTGGACCATCCTGGCAGTGGTCGTGGCCTTTTTGATTTGCTGGACCCCTTATCATCTGTTTAGCATTTGGGAACTCACAATTCACCACAATAGCTATTTCCACCAAGTGCTGCAGGCCGGAATCCCCCTCTCCACTGGCTTGGCATTCCTCAATAGTTGCTTGAACCCCATCCTTTATGTCTTAATTAGTAAGAAGTTCCAAGCACGCTTTCGCACCTCCGTTGCTGAGATACTGAAATATACGCTGTGGGAGGTCAGCTGTTCTGGCACAGTGAGTGAACAGCTCAAGAACTCTGAAGCCAAGAATCCGTGTCTCCTGGAAACAGCCCAGTGA
- the EEF1B2 gene encoding elongation factor 1-beta: MGFGDLKSPAGLQVLNDYLADKSYIEGYVPSQADVAVFEAVSGPPPADLCHALRWYNHIKSYEKEKASLPGVKKALGKYGPADVEDTTESGAADSKDDDDIDLFGSDDEEESEEAKRLREERLAQYESKKAKKPALVAKSSILLDVKPWDDETDMAKLEECVRSIQADGLVWGSSKLVPVGYGIKKLQIQCVVEDDKVGTDMLEERITAFEDYVQSMDVAAFNKI; the protein is encoded by the exons ATGGGTTTCGGAGACCTGAAAAGTCCCGCGGGCCTCCAGGTGCTCAACGACTACCTGGCGGACAAGAGCTACATCGAGGG GTATGTGCCGTCACAGGCAGATGTGGCAGTATTTGAAGCAGTCTCCGGCCCGCCACCTGCCGACTTGTGTCATGCCCTACGTTGGTATAATCACATCAAATCTTACGAAAAGGAAAAGGCCAG CCTGCCAGGAGTGAAGAAAGCTTTGGGCAAGTATGGCCCTGCTGATGTGGAAGACACCACAGAAAGTGGAGCTGCAGATAGTAAAGATGACGATGACATTGATCTCTTTGGATCTGATGATGAGGAG gaaaGCGAAGAAGCCAAGAGGCTAAGAGAAGAACGCCTTGCACAGTACGAGTCAAAGAAAGCCAAAA AACCAGCACTTGTTGCCAAGTCTTCCATCTTATTAGACGTGAAGCCTTGGGATGATGAGACTGACATGGCAAAGCTAGAGGAGTGCGTCAGAAGCATCCAAGCAGATGGCTTGGTCTGGGGCTCCT CTAAACTAGTTCCAGTGGGGTATGGAATTAAAAAACTTCAAATACAGTGTGTAGTTGAAGACGATAAGGTTGGAACAGATATGCTGGAGGAACGGATCACTGCTTTTGAGGACTATGTGCAGTCAATGGACGTGGCTGCGTTCAACAAGATCTAA